One window from the genome of Leptospira ryugenii encodes:
- a CDS encoding ABC-F family ATP-binding cassette domain-containing protein, with product MLKKVELAKSLIEECNLLILDEPTNHLDVEAILWLEDFLANTDKAVLLITHDRYFLDRVVDKILEIHQGKHYLYDGNYSIYLQRKAEREETLIKQEEKIKQHLKQELKWLKRQPKARTTKQKARIDRAEELGQREKFELQKELELIVINKRQGKTILEIQNLQKSFSEKKLIQNFSYVFKAKERLGVVGKNGVGKSTLLNLIAGRLSPDQGMIKPGLNTKIGYFDQTSKELPEQKTVLAYIKETAGEMIESENGEKLTASKVLERFLFDGKLQHTPIYKLSGGEKRRLYLVQVLMIGPNFLILDEPTNDLDIQTLSILETFLEDFPGTVLTVSHDRYFMDRVAESLLVFEEEGHIRNFTGSYTSFLESKKNVEPTPKEKPNKNINVKVSNKKEKERKNLEKDIEILEKSKKDLEKSLEEFMSDHTKLAEIDKLIQDLNAKIEEKYAEWDTLSG from the coding sequence ATGTTGAAAAAAGTTGAGTTAGCAAAATCCTTGATAGAAGAATGCAATCTTTTGATTTTAGATGAACCTACAAACCATCTGGATGTGGAAGCAATTCTTTGGCTTGAGGATTTTTTGGCCAACACTGACAAAGCTGTCCTACTGATCACACATGACCGTTATTTTTTGGATCGAGTTGTAGATAAAATTTTAGAAATCCACCAAGGCAAACATTATCTTTATGATGGAAACTACTCAATATACCTTCAGCGCAAAGCAGAGAGAGAGGAAACACTCATCAAACAGGAAGAGAAAATCAAACAACACCTCAAACAGGAGCTGAAATGGCTAAAGCGACAACCAAAGGCCAGGACAACAAAACAAAAGGCTCGGATTGATAGAGCAGAAGAGCTTGGCCAAAGAGAAAAATTTGAACTACAAAAAGAGTTAGAACTCATTGTCATCAATAAAAGGCAAGGAAAGACAATTCTCGAAATCCAAAACCTGCAAAAATCCTTTTCCGAAAAAAAGCTCATCCAAAACTTTTCCTATGTATTCAAAGCTAAAGAGAGGTTAGGTGTTGTTGGCAAAAACGGAGTTGGTAAATCCACTTTACTAAATTTGATCGCTGGAAGGTTAAGCCCAGACCAAGGAATGATCAAACCAGGTTTGAATACAAAAATTGGCTACTTTGACCAGACAAGCAAAGAACTCCCGGAACAAAAAACGGTTTTAGCTTACATCAAAGAGACTGCAGGAGAGATGATTGAAAGTGAGAATGGAGAAAAGCTTACTGCATCCAAAGTACTGGAAAGATTTCTCTTCGATGGTAAGTTACAGCATACACCCATTTACAAATTGTCAGGTGGAGAAAAACGAAGGCTGTATCTTGTGCAAGTCTTAATGATTGGGCCAAATTTTTTGATCCTAGATGAGCCAACCAATGATTTGGATATCCAAACGCTTTCTATCTTGGAAACATTTTTGGAAGATTTTCCAGGAACTGTGCTAACTGTGTCACACGATCGTTATTTTATGGATCGTGTGGCAGAAAGTTTGCTGGTATTTGAAGAAGAGGGACACATCCGCAACTTTACTGGCTCATACACTTCATTTTTAGAATCCAAAAAGAATGTTGAGCCAACGCCCAAGGAAAAACCTAACAAAAATATAAACGTAAAAGTTTCTAATAAAAAAGAGAAGGAACGTAAAAATTTAGAAAAAGATATTGAAATATTAGAAAAGTCTAAAAAGGATTTAGAAAAGAGCTTAGAAGAGTTTATGAGTGATCATACCAAGCTTGCAGAAATAGATAAACTCATCCAGGACTTGAATGCTAAAATTGAAGAAAAATATGCAGAATGGGATACCCTATCCGGTTAG
- a CDS encoding two-component regulator propeller domain-containing protein, which yields MQNGIPYPVRFYTVFFVLHLCTFCTVDLNNQGDPNSDSFWKARLLECILTAPNCGRGFELLALSPIDGSQGVPAGIPIRATYSSLVNTSTFTMQSENGPCTGNFQLSKDNFASCLGGTIDASKNPTIEVYPNPGNVCVSNTGFKIKMLGDISGLNGSKQGKEVLYTRGYDTGEPKLVDSPAAITSLRQIELFCNQLFIAGNFKGIGYFEPFLSILPKTGLNRGQTTVVPNSSVYTIAPDPNGGLWIGGNFTSITDKGVSSTRTYIAKVLPDGSLSPISFTVDAAINKLLVVGSKLLVGGNFTTFGGFARNRLAEIDLNSNTVTSWAPNPNQSVVDIQIFNNQIYVLLGALATCGANTHNSGLVCRLNLGSSNADTSFAATDYNNVEIPKSFVVTNFGVFVAADDQFNTNYGIGKYNLSNGTLDLSFNPFQSGFSAQALAISGNVLYASGNFTTAFGQNRTNFFAYDLSSSTLLSDDPFIRSNQLGGSTLADSLLIKDGQLLFLGANLTYVKSDNTAVFSFLKYDIQNRRIDESTSINANGRIYDLISTDTSFIIVGDFLYPRLHPTLNFGAIDISTGIADPNVTVNLSSELYSLLRVDNRVFFGGGFQKVNGETKPMLAAWNIKERKLDPWNGNFAITGSNFVTGLYQADGQLYAGGNFATVGGETHTNVVKFNLETAKVDSLFTATANTNVRSFFKTTNNELYISGDFTNLNGLGDRAYLGVVNPSTGVALSQVYTINQPVYGIKAGPDQKLFVFGNYTNILGSARNGLASITVGTTTLRTTNIPITTGPSLYGFLVDGQDIYFGGTSITTVNGNTRANFAHVTVRSDDTFVVNPLTLNANGEVRSIQKSGSYLFLGGVFTTINGSFARGVYMHKLSQ from the coding sequence ATGCAGAATGGGATACCCTATCCGGTTAGATTCTATACCGTCTTTTTTGTTTTACATTTATGTACTTTTTGTACGGTAGATTTGAACAACCAAGGTGATCCAAATTCAGATTCCTTTTGGAAAGCCCGCCTCTTAGAATGTATTTTGACAGCTCCCAATTGTGGGAGGGGCTTTGAACTTTTAGCCTTAAGTCCCATCGATGGGAGCCAAGGCGTTCCGGCAGGCATACCGATCCGTGCCACTTATTCAAGCCTTGTAAATACGAGTACCTTCACCATGCAGTCCGAAAACGGACCTTGCACTGGCAATTTTCAACTATCAAAAGATAATTTTGCGAGTTGTTTGGGTGGAACTATTGATGCTTCCAAAAATCCGACTATTGAAGTTTACCCAAACCCAGGAAATGTCTGTGTTTCCAATACTGGATTTAAGATTAAGATGTTAGGTGATATTTCAGGCCTGAATGGTAGCAAACAAGGGAAAGAAGTTCTATATACCAGAGGTTACGATACTGGTGAGCCAAAACTTGTCGATTCTCCTGCTGCGATCACATCACTTCGCCAAATTGAATTATTTTGTAATCAATTATTCATCGCTGGGAATTTTAAAGGCATCGGGTATTTCGAACCCTTTCTCTCTATACTCCCCAAAACGGGTCTTAACCGAGGCCAAACGACAGTTGTCCCAAATAGCTCCGTGTATACGATTGCTCCAGATCCTAATGGAGGCTTATGGATAGGAGGGAACTTTACCTCGATTACAGACAAAGGAGTTTCTTCCACAAGAACATACATTGCCAAAGTGTTACCTGATGGTTCTCTGTCTCCTATCTCTTTTACAGTAGATGCAGCTATCAACAAACTCTTGGTTGTTGGATCAAAGCTTTTGGTGGGAGGAAACTTCACAACCTTTGGAGGCTTTGCACGGAATCGCTTGGCAGAGATTGATTTAAATTCAAACACAGTTACCTCTTGGGCGCCAAATCCAAACCAATCCGTTGTTGATATACAAATTTTCAACAACCAAATTTATGTTCTATTGGGTGCTCTAGCAACTTGTGGGGCAAATACACATAACTCAGGACTCGTTTGTCGACTTAATCTTGGATCTTCCAATGCAGATACGAGCTTTGCTGCAACAGATTACAACAACGTAGAAATTCCAAAAAGCTTTGTGGTAACGAATTTTGGGGTCTTTGTTGCAGCCGATGATCAATTCAATACAAACTATGGAATTGGAAAATACAACCTCTCTAACGGCACCTTAGATCTCAGTTTCAATCCTTTCCAATCAGGATTTTCGGCGCAAGCCCTTGCCATTTCTGGGAATGTTCTGTATGCAAGTGGAAATTTCACGACGGCCTTTGGACAAAACCGAACCAATTTTTTTGCCTATGATTTGAGTAGTTCAACACTTCTATCCGACGATCCGTTCATTAGGAGCAACCAATTAGGTGGGTCTACACTTGCCGATTCACTACTAATCAAAGATGGTCAATTGTTATTTTTAGGCGCAAACTTAACCTACGTTAAATCCGATAATACTGCGGTATTTTCATTTTTAAAGTATGATATACAAAACAGACGGATAGACGAATCCACAAGTATCAACGCCAATGGAAGGATATATGACCTTATCTCAACAGACACTAGTTTTATCATCGTCGGTGACTTTTTGTATCCTAGACTTCATCCCACTTTAAATTTTGGGGCCATAGATATATCCACAGGAATCGCTGATCCGAACGTGACTGTCAATTTGAGTTCTGAGCTTTACTCTCTTCTACGAGTGGACAACAGAGTATTTTTTGGCGGAGGGTTCCAAAAGGTAAATGGCGAAACAAAACCAATGTTAGCTGCATGGAATATCAAAGAAAGAAAATTAGATCCTTGGAACGGAAATTTTGCCATCACTGGCTCCAATTTTGTGACTGGTCTTTATCAGGCTGATGGACAATTGTATGCAGGAGGTAATTTTGCAACAGTCGGTGGAGAAACCCATACAAATGTTGTGAAGTTTAATCTTGAGACAGCGAAGGTTGACTCCCTTTTCACTGCCACGGCCAATACCAATGTCCGCTCTTTCTTTAAGACCACAAACAATGAACTCTACATCTCGGGAGATTTTACCAATCTGAATGGTTTGGGAGATAGAGCCTATCTAGGTGTTGTCAATCCGAGTACTGGTGTTGCCCTGTCTCAGGTGTATACGATTAACCAACCCGTCTACGGGATCAAAGCAGGTCCCGACCAAAAGCTCTTCGTATTCGGAAATTATACGAATATATTAGGTAGCGCGAGGAATGGTCTGGCTTCCATTACTGTTGGCACTACAACCTTGAGAACCACAAATATCCCGATCACAACGGGCCCTTCCCTCTATGGATTTTTAGTGGATGGGCAAGACATCTACTTTGGTGGAACCTCCATCACCACAGTCAATGGGAACACTCGCGCAAACTTTGCCCACGTGACTGTTCGTTCTGATGATACCTTCGTTGTAAATCCTCTCACCTTAAATGCAAACGGTGAAGTGAGGAGCATCCAAAAGTCGGGTTCCTATTTATTTTTAGGTGGTGTCTTTACAACAATCAACGGTTCCTTTGCAAGAGGTGTCTATATGCATAAATTAAGCCAATAA
- a CDS encoding SpoIIE family protein phosphatase: MKIFLQPKALFWTALLTFGYVIFSKIGFQLAFLNSQVSPVWPPEGMALTALLLLGKISIPGIFLGASLANYLNNPHLPTALLIGIGNTLSSSLTYYLLVRLTGQRDILYSTRGLLYFLTFCTIPGSLLSAGIGVTSLLVYGFLPYEVYWNVLFTWFSGEMQGFLIVAPLLYVWLNPEEEMKVRWYKKIELFLWCVLVYLSGRIAFSDELPLLFLPIPFVILTSLRFQQYGATLSGAVLSFTAVVQTIQGIGVFARKSEGSISINDSLIFLDAFLFSVNGIAFFLVTASKERERAQKHALESLEILNRLKEIANEELERKVTERTLVIEAQKAEIDKQLDIAKRIQESLFPAKPSDLENIEISFRNVPMMKVGGDLFDIIWNKQDKEIGVFIADVSGHGIPAAFLSALMKMALDHWRRHPKEVIESLEHIRTQLSSNLKDHFITASMAHIDLDTGKLIFARAGHFPLYIIKKDGSLISLRPTGRLITPFFPLLAKSEQYELESGDLIVLLTDGLTEASPQEDAKMFGEENFLQIITEKRKESLDDIRNYVFQKVLDYSGGIDQIQDDLTLVLMRYSRA, from the coding sequence GTGAAAATTTTCCTCCAACCGAAGGCACTGTTTTGGACTGCACTTCTCACATTCGGTTATGTCATATTTTCCAAAATAGGCTTTCAACTAGCCTTTTTAAACAGCCAAGTTTCTCCTGTCTGGCCTCCGGAAGGCATGGCACTGACAGCCCTTCTCCTGCTCGGTAAAATTTCTATCCCTGGGATTTTTCTAGGAGCAAGTCTTGCCAACTACCTAAACAACCCCCATCTGCCGACTGCGCTTTTGATCGGGATTGGGAATACCTTAAGTTCTTCTCTCACCTATTATTTGTTAGTGCGACTGACAGGACAAAGAGATATTCTATATTCAACGAGAGGACTCCTTTATTTTTTAACCTTTTGCACGATACCTGGTTCTCTTTTGTCGGCAGGCATCGGAGTGACTAGTCTTCTCGTCTATGGATTTTTACCCTACGAAGTGTATTGGAATGTGCTCTTCACTTGGTTTTCTGGAGAAATGCAAGGTTTTCTAATCGTAGCACCTTTGTTATATGTTTGGCTAAACCCTGAAGAGGAAATGAAAGTCCGATGGTACAAAAAAATTGAACTTTTTCTTTGGTGTGTGTTGGTTTATCTTTCGGGCCGAATCGCATTCTCCGATGAATTGCCATTACTATTTTTGCCCATTCCTTTTGTTATTTTAACAAGTCTGCGCTTCCAACAATATGGAGCAACTTTATCAGGTGCAGTTCTTTCTTTCACAGCCGTTGTTCAAACAATCCAGGGCATAGGCGTCTTTGCTCGGAAAAGTGAAGGTTCCATATCCATCAATGATTCCCTGATCTTTTTAGATGCGTTTCTCTTCAGCGTAAATGGGATTGCCTTCTTTTTGGTAACTGCATCGAAAGAAAGAGAGCGCGCTCAAAAACATGCCCTCGAATCTCTTGAAATTTTAAATCGCTTGAAAGAAATAGCAAATGAGGAACTTGAGAGAAAAGTTACAGAACGTACTCTGGTGATTGAAGCACAAAAAGCGGAAATCGATAAACAATTAGACATTGCGAAACGGATCCAAGAATCTCTTTTCCCTGCAAAACCAAGCGATTTAGAAAATATTGAAATCAGTTTTCGAAATGTTCCTATGATGAAAGTGGGAGGAGATCTTTTCGATATCATATGGAACAAACAAGACAAAGAAATTGGAGTGTTTATAGCAGATGTTTCCGGACATGGGATACCCGCTGCCTTTTTGTCTGCTTTGATGAAGATGGCATTGGACCATTGGAGAAGACATCCCAAGGAAGTAATAGAAAGCTTGGAACACATTCGCACACAACTTTCAAGCAATTTAAAGGATCATTTTATTACTGCTAGTATGGCTCATATTGATTTAGATACTGGCAAGTTAATATTTGCACGTGCTGGACACTTCCCTTTATACATCATAAAAAAGGATGGAAGCCTCATCTCTCTGCGTCCGACAGGTAGATTGATAACTCCTTTCTTTCCATTGCTCGCAAAATCAGAACAATATGAATTAGAATCCGGTGATTTGATCGTGCTCCTTACCGATGGTTTAACAGAAGCCTCACCACAAGAAGATGCAAAGATGTTTGGGGAAGAAAATTTCCTTCAAATCATAACAGAAAAAAGAAAAGAAAGTTTGGATGATATTCGCAATTATGTATTTCAAAAGGTGCTTGATTATTCCGGAGGTATAGACCAAATCCAAGATGATTTAACTCTTGTCTTGATGAGATATAGTCGAGCTTAA
- a CDS encoding FecR family protein: protein MAFSLSEKLWILFQITVLCFLSFLLYQDFNQRINVEGEKVIGTITFKNKTVQRKYASHVVWEDLEKDFPLRNRDSIRTTSEADAEITLNDGTKINLSENSMILLNLEDEKTDIDFAYGSVSAKTEGATGSSNLRIKSGDSSVAVGAGDVKLSKTENKGLDVTVEKGVAEIFSFGGSGQKIGQDQKASLGADNGKLEIKKVELKLVSPADNTRYFSQSNTFPVSFEFSKDTNVQTVTFQIASSSDFKTGLQSKKTNDKQVSLPLKEGTYYWRISAGNDLSPTRKVTIYQNKSVTLVSPSKEYTLAVPVENAYVSFSWTKNDLASNYRLDVSPSPDFNSNLKSSVTKVNYLSMEIPKGKFYWRVGANLPTGSGSYEFLYSNIQSFEITDPKKAKPPVLFNPSPKSVVYSILMEKKGLFFNWSGDQSLSGYEFQLSKDLKFDSILQKKSLNSNFLELKESLSAGIYYWRVLGKTKDGQDTDLSQVSNFEVKDINSIKTFSPEPNISLSDVDLKEKGLVFSWEKLPIKGKYQLLIAEDPDFKKVIKTSSTENHRLVIKEIGDGTFYWKVALLSNSSESYLNSNVSNFSVRYAPEPIRLFAPKVNAKVKLAQAPLLFQWSKGNTSSYEFKLFVKDGDQTKEIHSKILTSNEYKLDIKEIESFSGPMEWSVLGIASSGEKSKETRSKFILEGKEIKGENDVQDVRSVTLLLPLEAQSINISKSNEILFKWSPIPGIKKYKFSLYDNKKEIYNTTVSKSDFRFSKLDLLDRKTFRWAVSPLTDQENGPETSGTFKIELDAIKEDIEILSPDVQYEED from the coding sequence ATGGCATTCAGTCTCAGCGAAAAACTTTGGATTCTATTTCAGATAACAGTGCTATGTTTTCTTTCTTTTTTGCTCTACCAAGACTTTAACCAAAGGATCAACGTAGAAGGGGAAAAGGTCATTGGAACCATTACCTTTAAGAACAAAACAGTACAGAGAAAGTATGCAAGCCATGTCGTATGGGAGGATTTAGAAAAAGACTTTCCTCTCAGAAATCGGGATTCCATTCGAACGACTTCGGAAGCAGATGCAGAAATCACATTGAATGATGGTACCAAAATCAATTTGAGTGAAAACAGTATGATCCTTCTCAACTTGGAGGACGAAAAAACGGATATCGACTTCGCCTATGGTTCCGTTTCCGCCAAAACAGAAGGGGCAACAGGGAGTTCTAATCTACGAATTAAATCTGGCGATAGTTCCGTGGCTGTTGGAGCCGGGGACGTTAAGTTATCCAAGACTGAGAATAAAGGATTGGATGTAACGGTTGAAAAAGGTGTCGCTGAGATTTTTTCCTTTGGAGGGAGTGGACAAAAGATTGGCCAAGACCAGAAGGCTTCATTGGGAGCAGACAATGGCAAATTAGAGATCAAAAAAGTTGAATTAAAGCTCGTTAGTCCTGCGGATAATACTCGCTATTTTTCTCAATCCAATACTTTTCCTGTATCATTCGAATTTTCAAAGGATACAAATGTACAAACTGTAACCTTTCAAATCGCGTCCTCTTCCGATTTTAAAACAGGGCTACAAAGCAAAAAGACAAATGACAAACAAGTCTCTCTTCCTTTGAAAGAGGGCACATACTACTGGCGAATTTCTGCGGGCAATGACTTAAGCCCTACTCGTAAAGTTACCATTTACCAAAACAAATCAGTTACACTCGTTTCACCTTCCAAAGAATATACTCTTGCAGTTCCCGTAGAAAATGCATACGTAAGTTTTTCGTGGACAAAGAATGATCTCGCTTCCAATTATCGATTAGATGTTTCCCCAAGCCCAGATTTTAATTCGAATCTGAAATCATCTGTTACAAAGGTAAATTATCTTTCGATGGAAATACCTAAAGGGAAATTCTATTGGCGAGTTGGTGCAAATCTCCCAACTGGTTCTGGTTCTTATGAATTCTTATATTCGAATATTCAAAGTTTTGAAATTACTGATCCAAAAAAAGCGAAACCACCAGTTTTATTTAACCCTTCTCCCAAGTCAGTGGTATATTCGATCTTAATGGAAAAAAAGGGTCTCTTTTTCAACTGGTCTGGAGACCAAAGTCTTTCGGGATATGAATTCCAATTGTCCAAAGATTTAAAATTTGATTCCATTTTGCAAAAAAAATCTCTCAACTCCAACTTCCTTGAACTCAAAGAAAGTTTATCGGCTGGGATTTACTATTGGCGTGTTCTTGGAAAAACAAAAGATGGGCAAGATACCGATTTGTCTCAAGTTTCTAACTTTGAGGTAAAAGATATTAATTCGATCAAAACGTTTTCTCCTGAACCAAACATAAGTCTCTCTGACGTGGATTTGAAAGAGAAGGGCTTGGTCTTCTCTTGGGAAAAACTTCCCATCAAAGGGAAATACCAATTGCTAATTGCAGAAGATCCTGACTTTAAGAAGGTCATCAAAACAAGTTCTACAGAAAATCATCGATTAGTGATAAAGGAAATTGGAGACGGAACCTTTTATTGGAAGGTAGCTTTGCTTTCCAATTCTTCCGAGAGCTATCTAAATTCCAATGTTTCTAATTTTTCCGTACGATATGCACCAGAACCGATTCGTTTATTCGCGCCAAAAGTGAATGCAAAAGTCAAACTAGCACAGGCCCCACTTCTTTTCCAATGGAGTAAGGGCAATACCAGTAGCTATGAGTTCAAACTGTTTGTAAAAGACGGCGACCAGACAAAAGAGATTCATTCCAAAATACTCACGAGCAATGAGTATAAATTGGATATAAAAGAAATTGAATCTTTTTCTGGTCCCATGGAATGGTCTGTTCTTGGCATTGCAAGTAGTGGAGAAAAAAGTAAAGAAACACGCTCCAAGTTCATCCTAGAAGGAAAAGAGATTAAAGGAGAAAATGATGTTCAGGACGTACGTTCTGTCACTTTACTTCTACCACTAGAGGCACAATCTATCAATATTTCAAAATCAAATGAGATATTATTTAAATGGAGTCCTATCCCAGGTATTAAAAAGTATAAGTTTAGCCTTTATGACAACAAAAAGGAAATTTATAATACTACGGTTTCCAAGTCTGACTTCCGATTTAGTAAATTAGATTTATTAGATAGAAAGACCTTTCGATGGGCAGTGAGTCCATTGACCGATCAGGAGAATGGACCGGAAACCTCCGGAACCTTTAAAATAGAACTAGATGCGATCAAAGAGGATATTGAGATTTTATCACCGGATGTTCAATATGAAGAAGATTAG